One stretch of Alphaproteobacteria bacterium DNA includes these proteins:
- a CDS encoding tetratricopeptide repeat protein encodes MDDPRSELDELVADARLKHRDGALDAAAQLYDSVLAIDPENAEVLQLKGILRAQCGAPEEGLALLERAVALAPADGRIRANLAKLRLDIGDIGGAVSAYETARQNNPGDAELEFNLAGALALAGRRDDAIEHLETARQLAPGHAHALANLGNLYRQADRLEASRETLEAAVEVSPDDPEIQHSLGVTLTALHDYAAAGARFRAALRLDPGFVRAAAQLFYASLHACDWQDHPKLIVNFERLLGADPDVLSELSPLIALYLPFDQAALNSVSDARATVTRKSVVLRERIPAAARPDGAPLRLGYLSADLGHHPVGRLLADLLPRHDAAGFEVTAFALAPPDGSDVQQVILDGVARVEDLSRVAPGDAAARIREAGTDILVELGGFTLGARPEILAARAAPLQIGWLGYCGSSGGLNDVLLADDVVLPPGAVGGFAEAVAYLPGSFMPLNRFDVAAVKSDNRAAHGLPEEGFVFCAFNASPKVDAGTFAAWMEILARVDGAVLWLREHAASSSQNLRGAARAAGVDPSRLVFAPTAPAMPDHLARHRHANLFLDTFVYGAHSTAADAIAQGVPVLTCAGAAMPARVGASLCKAYGIGDLVTESPAAYVEKAVNLATGADPLIDYGSVLRSAVETVDAGDAFARKLERVYKSLWRAHVAGALMPGRLVPMENTG; translated from the coding sequence ATGGACGATCCTCGCAGTGAACTGGATGAGCTTGTCGCCGATGCCCGGCTGAAGCATCGCGACGGTGCACTTGATGCTGCCGCTCAGCTTTATGATTCCGTCCTCGCGATCGATCCTGAAAACGCCGAAGTTCTGCAACTCAAGGGGATCCTGCGCGCCCAGTGCGGCGCGCCGGAGGAGGGGTTGGCGTTGCTTGAACGGGCTGTCGCGCTGGCACCGGCGGACGGTCGGATACGTGCCAATCTGGCCAAACTGCGCCTCGACATCGGCGACATCGGCGGCGCCGTTTCGGCGTATGAAACCGCCCGACAGAATAATCCCGGCGATGCGGAGCTCGAATTCAATCTCGCGGGTGCGTTGGCGTTGGCCGGCCGTCGGGACGATGCGATCGAACATCTGGAGACGGCGCGCCAGCTTGCGCCGGGGCATGCACATGCGCTGGCCAATCTGGGAAACCTGTATCGCCAGGCCGACCGCCTGGAGGCGTCGCGAGAAACACTGGAAGCGGCGGTCGAGGTCTCGCCCGATGACCCCGAAATACAGCACAGCCTCGGTGTGACGCTGACCGCATTGCATGACTATGCGGCCGCCGGCGCACGATTTCGGGCGGCTTTGAGGCTCGATCCGGGCTTTGTACGGGCTGCCGCGCAGTTATTCTATGCGTCGCTCCATGCCTGTGACTGGCAGGACCACCCCAAGCTGATTGTGAATTTCGAACGCCTGCTTGGTGCGGACCCGGACGTCCTTTCCGAATTGTCGCCGCTGATCGCGCTTTATTTGCCCTTTGACCAAGCCGCACTGAACAGTGTGAGCGACGCCCGGGCCACGGTCACCCGGAAGTCGGTTGTGCTTCGCGAGCGCATTCCCGCTGCGGCGAGACCTGACGGCGCGCCATTGCGTCTGGGATATCTGTCTGCCGATCTCGGTCACCACCCGGTGGGGCGGCTATTGGCGGATCTGCTGCCGCGCCACGACGCGGCCGGGTTCGAAGTTACCGCGTTCGCGCTGGCACCGCCCGATGGCAGCGACGTGCAGCAGGTGATCTTGGACGGCGTGGCACGCGTCGAGGATCTCTCGCGGGTTGCGCCCGGCGATGCCGCGGCGCGCATTCGCGAGGCGGGAACTGACATACTGGTCGAACTGGGCGGTTTCACGCTTGGCGCCCGGCCCGAGATACTGGCTGCCCGCGCCGCACCGTTACAGATCGGTTGGCTCGGTTATTGCGGTTCATCCGGCGGCCTCAACGATGTTTTGCTGGCCGACGATGTCGTGTTGCCGCCCGGCGCTGTCGGGGGTTTTGCCGAGGCCGTCGCATATCTGCCCGGAAGCTTCATGCCGCTCAACCGGTTCGATGTTGCCGCGGTCAAAAGCGATAACCGCGCGGCCCACGGCCTGCCGGAAGAAGGCTTCGTCTTCTGTGCGTTCAACGCTTCCCCCAAGGTCGATGCGGGAACCTTCGCGGCGTGGATGGAAATCCTCGCGCGGGTCGATGGGGCGGTCCTTTGGTTGCGCGAACACGCCGCTTCGAGCTCGCAGAACCTCAGGGGCGCAGCCCGGGCCGCGGGCGTTGACCCGTCGCGCCTTGTGTTCGCGCCGACTGCGCCGGCCATGCCCGATCATCTGGCCCGGCACCGGCATGCAAATCTGTTTCTCGACACGTTCGTCTATGGCGCCCATTCGACGGCCGCGGACGCGATTGCTCAGGGAGTACCGGTGCTGACATGTGCCGGCGCGGCCATGCCGGCGCGGGTCGGCGCGAGTCTTTGCAAGGCCTACGGGATTGGCGACCTGGTCACCGAGAGCCCTGCGGCGTATGTCGAGAAGGCCGTGAATCTGGCAACCGGCGCTGATCCGTTGATAGATTACGGGTCCGTGTTGCGCTCTGCTGTCGAGACGGTAGACGCCGGCGACGCATTCGCGCGGAAACTCGAACGGGTCTACAAA
- a CDS encoding DEAD/DEAH box helicase, with amino-acid sequence MKFDEMGLSDPLLNAIGSAGYENPTPIQAEAIPHLLMGRDIIGIAQTGTGKTASFTLPMIEILSTGRARARMPRSLILEPTRELAAQVAENFEVYGKNHKLSMALLIGGVSFSDQEDKLDRGVDVLIATPGRLLDHFERGKVLLADIRVLVVDEADRMLDMGFIPDVERIIKLLPQIRQTAMFSATMPSEIKRLTDAYMMSPRTVQVDAQASAADTVTQGLLRVSGGFKEKRAALRKLIRDSGVKNAIVFCNRKRDVATLEKSLRTHGFNAAGLHGDMHQSARMETLAKFRDGEIELLVASDVAARGLDIPNMSHVFNFDVPMHAEDYIHRIGRTGRAGKEGHAYTLATRDDAKFLSGVERMLGKPIPPIADADGRSAGGQSADKPQGDKDQAETRDAKASESPEEKTEAPRRRRRSRRKAEPESQTEAESEPQDAKEADAPRKPREPRNAREPRNAREPRKAREPREPREPVRSDTSRDEPARAPRKRDDDHVEDGGPAFGNDETPAFLLR; translated from the coding sequence ATGAAATTTGACGAAATGGGTCTCAGCGACCCGCTATTAAACGCTATTGGGTCAGCGGGTTACGAGAACCCCACACCGATCCAGGCGGAAGCCATTCCCCATCTCTTGATGGGACGCGACATCATCGGTATCGCCCAGACGGGCACCGGCAAGACGGCGAGTTTCACCTTGCCGATGATCGAAATTCTCTCCACGGGCCGCGCCCGTGCGCGGATGCCCCGGAGCCTGATTCTGGAGCCGACCCGCGAACTCGCGGCACAGGTCGCCGAAAACTTTGAAGTTTACGGCAAGAACCACAAACTCAGCATGGCGCTGTTGATCGGCGGCGTGTCGTTCTCCGACCAGGAAGACAAACTCGACCGCGGGGTCGATGTGCTGATCGCAACACCGGGACGCCTGCTCGACCATTTCGAGCGGGGCAAGGTGCTGCTGGCAGATATCCGGGTCCTGGTCGTCGACGAGGCCGACCGGATGCTCGACATGGGCTTCATTCCCGACGTCGAGCGCATCATCAAGCTGCTGCCGCAAATCCGGCAAACGGCGATGTTCTCCGCCACGATGCCTTCGGAAATCAAACGGCTGACCGACGCCTACATGATGAGCCCGCGTACGGTGCAGGTCGATGCCCAGGCCTCGGCGGCCGATACGGTGACCCAGGGCCTCCTGCGCGTCAGCGGCGGCTTCAAGGAAAAGCGCGCGGCATTGCGCAAGCTGATCCGCGACAGCGGCGTGAAGAACGCGATTGTCTTCTGCAACCGCAAACGCGACGTGGCCACGCTCGAAAAATCGCTCCGCACCCACGGTTTCAACGCCGCCGGCCTGCACGGCGATATGCACCAGAGCGCGCGCATGGAGACGTTGGCGAAGTTCCGCGACGGCGAAATCGAGTTGCTCGTGGCGAGCGACGTGGCCGCCCGGGGTCTCGACATTCCCAATATGAGCCATGTCTTCAATTTCGACGTCCCGATGCATGCCGAGGACTATATTCATCGCATCGGCCGCACCGGCCGCGCCGGCAAGGAAGGCCATGCCTATACGCTGGCGACCCGCGACGACGCCAAGTTCCTGAGCGGTGTCGAACGAATGCTCGGCAAACCGATCCCGCCCATCGCCGACGCGGACGGCCGATCCGCCGGTGGTCAATCGGCCGACAAGCCACAGGGCGACAAGGATCAAGCGGAGACCCGGGACGCGAAGGCTTCGGAAAGCCCGGAAGAGAAGACCGAAGCGCCGCGGCGCCGGCGTCGCAGCCGACGCAAGGCGGAACCGGAAAGCCAGACCGAGGCCGAGAGCGAGCCGCAGGACGCCAAGGAAGCCGACGCACCGCGCAAACCCCGTGAGCCGCGCAACGCACGCGAGCCCCGCAATGCCCGTGAACCGCGCAAGGCGCGCGAGCCCAGAGAACCCCGTGAGCCGGTGCGCAGTGACACGTCACGCGACGAGCCGGCCAGAGCGCCGCGCAAACGCGACGACGATCATGTCGAAGACGGCGGTCCGGCTTTCGGGAATGATGAAACACCGGCGTTTCTTTTGCGCTAG
- a CDS encoding Lrp/AsnC ligand binding domain-containing protein, whose translation MQTIFVQVKCELGRAYDVADEASLSIDQVSEVYSTSGQFDLLMKCYLADETDIGHFVTSNIQTLPGVADTFTTITFKAFT comes from the coding sequence ATGCAAACGATCTTTGTTCAGGTGAAATGCGAACTCGGCCGGGCGTATGACGTTGCCGATGAGGCGTCGCTGAGTATCGACCAGGTCTCCGAGGTGTATTCGACCTCGGGCCAGTTCGACCTTCTGATGAAATGCTATCTCGCCGATGAGACCGACATTGGCCATTTCGTGACCAGTAATATCCAGACGCTGCCCGGCGTCGCCGACACCTTCACGACCATCACGTTCAAGGCATTCACCTGA